AGGGTCGCCTCCCCGAGGACAAGTCGATCCCCTACAAGGACGCGGCCTTCGCGATGCTCTCGAACGAGCCTACGCTCGTCGGCGACGAGAACACCCGCAAGGAGCTCTCGGCCGCGCTCATCAAGTGGGTGCAGGCGGGCTTCGAGGATCGCCTCGAGAACAGCTCGCAGCAGTACAGCGTCGAGCAGATGATGCGCTTCCTCGGGCCCACGAGCGTGAAGGCGCTCCCGGGCATCATCAACGAGAGCGCGAACCGCCTCGACCGCATGGCCGGCCTCATCAGCGAGCTCGGCGACGCCGAGACGAAGCAGAAGGCCTCCGAAGCCCTCGTCGTGCTCGCCAAGAAGCTCCTCACCCCCGACTGGGCCACCGCCCAGACGAAGGTCGTGAAGGAGTTCAACGAGAAGAACAACGTCAAGGCGAACGACTCGCAGGTGGCCCAGCAGGTCGAGAAAATGCTCGATCGCCGCCTCACCGAAGAGATCTTCGTCGCCATGAAGAAGGTCGGAGGTCGCCCGGCCATCGAGTTTCTCATCGGCTTCGCCGGAGACGCGAAGAACAAAGAAGACCGCCGCAAGCTCGCCCTCGCCGCCCTCGAGGGGCGCATGGACAAGAGCAACGCGAAGGACCTCGAGCACGTCTTCGCGATCGTCAAGGAAGAGACCACGCCCGACTCGGTGCGCGACGTGGCCTTCCAGCGCCTCGGCGAGTTCCCCAAGGAGCTCATCGTGTCGAAGCTCTACACGGTCTTCGACGCCAAAAAGTGGAAGGTGCGCTGGGTCGCGGCGAGCATGATCCTGAAGACCATGAACGCCAAGCAGATCGGCGATTTCATGGACAAGATGCCCAAGAACGACAAGGTCAAGATGGGCATGACCGAGCCGCTCTCCTACGGCCAGATCATCGCCAAGATGGAGGGGGATGGCCGCGCGGCGCTCGCCCCGTACCTCCAGTCGAAGGTCATCGGTCCGAAGGTGGTGGCGCTCGGGTCCTTCTACGAGGGCAAGAAGGCCGACATCCACCTCGTGCAACCGTACGAGAACGACACGGCCCTCCTCCCGAACGGCAAGTGCGAAAAGGAAGACGAGTGCGACTGGAAGGTCGACGTGCCCAAGCCCGGCAACCCGAAAGAGACCGAGCCGAAGGAGCTGAAGACCGTGGGCGACCTCGTCAAGTACGCCATCATTCCGTCGATGGAAAAGTGACGACTTTCCACACGTTGCGGTCAACGTCGGTCGCCGCTTCGGGGGCCGGAGCGCGCGCCCGGGGGTGGGCGGAGCGGGGGAGTGTGCCTCGCGCTCCATGCAAAGTAGCTCTTGCCCGCGCGGGCCATTTTGCGGAAAACTTCTCCATGGTTGGCCCACGAGGGCAAACTGCTCGCTCACCCGCCTCGGCGGGTGGGGCGCCGCCGGGCGAGGCTCGGGGCATCGGGCGTCGCGGTCGCCGCACCCTGTCACTTTTCCAACGCTCGCCCGCGCGAAGCGAATCACCAAGAAGGCACGTCAAGGGGTCTCGATGAGCTCGGATCCGAACAAAAAAAGCCCGCGAACGTTCCAGTGCCGCGACGTCTTGTGGGACACGTTCGAGCAGATGGCGCGGGAGCTCGAGTGCAGCGTCGACTACCTGATCAACGAGTCGATGAAGCAGTACTCGAGGCAGCGGAACTATGGCGAGCGTGCGCCGATGCGCGAGCCGCCGAGCCGCGACCCGGGGTACGCGAGCGCACCGCCCCCGCCGCCCATGCCGGCGCGTGGCACCATTCCGCCCACGCCCGCCGGGCGCCTTCCCCCGCCGCCCATGCCTCGTGGTGGTGGCGCGGGCATGCCTCCTCCTCCTCCTCGCCACCCGACGCTCAACCCGAGCCGGCAGCCCCCTCCTCTCGGCGGTGGGGCGGGTGGCGGATTGCCGATGCCTCCTCCCCCGCGTGGGCAGCAGCCTCCTGCGTACCCGCGGAACCCGCCCCCTCCGGTCGAGCGCGAGCGCCCGCCGCCTCCCCGCGAGACCCGTGATCCGGGGCCGCCTCCAGGGCGAAGCAACGGGTTCGGCCCGCAGGGGGCATCGCTCAGCGTCATGTACCAGGGCGAGAAGTGGGCCGTGAACAAGGACCGCTTCGTCATCGGCCGTGGCCGTCAGTCGAGCGACCTCACGCTGAAAGACCCGAACGTGTCGCGTCAGCACGCGATGGTCGAGTACCAGAACGGCGTCTACTTCATCGTCGACATGGGCTCGACGAACGGCGTCGAGTACAACGGGCAGCGCATCGCGCGAAAGCAGATCGCCGAGGGCGACGTCTTCCGCATCTGCGACCACGACCTGCGCTTCACCTTCCGCTGAGGCGGGGTGTCTCCATGAGCGAACGAAGGCCGGACGAGCGTGGCTTCACCCGGCTTCCGATGCTCGCGGAGTCGAAGGTCGCCCTCGAGACGTGCACCTACTGCCCGAAGCTCTGTCGGACGGTGTGCCCGGTGTCGAACGCGGAGCCGCGCGAGGCGCTGACGCCGTGGGGCAAGATGTCCTCCGCGTACCACCTCGCGCGCGGCGATCTGGCCACGGTCGAGGGCACGCCCACGACCGATCTCGAGACCGAGCGCGGCTTCGCGAAAGTGGCGTACGCGTGCACGGGGTGCGGGGCATGCAAAAACGCATGCGATCATCGTAACCCCGTGTACGATACACTCTTTCGCGCGCGTTCTGCCGCGACCCGCGCGGGGCTCGCACCCGAGAGCGCGAAGCGCGTGCTCGCGGCGTTCGACCAGAAGGCGAGCGAGGCCGAGCTCGCGGCGCGGCGCATCGATCCGGGCGCCGAGCGGCGGCCCGTCGCGCTGGTGGTAGGATGTGGGTACATGCGTCACGCCGAGCCCGAGGCGCGTGAGGCGCTCGCGGTCGCGCGGAAGCTCACGGGGCGAGACGTGAGGCTCGTCGGGGGCTGCTGCGGGCTGCCGCTGCTCCACGCGGGGGACGGCGAGCGGTTCGACTCGCACCTCACGGCGTTCGTGAAGGAG
The sequence above is a segment of the Myxococcales bacterium genome. Coding sequences within it:
- a CDS encoding FHA domain-containing protein, whose product is MSSDPNKKSPRTFQCRDVLWDTFEQMARELECSVDYLINESMKQYSRQRNYGERAPMREPPSRDPGYASAPPPPPMPARGTIPPTPAGRLPPPPMPRGGGAGMPPPPPRHPTLNPSRQPPPLGGGAGGGLPMPPPPRGQQPPAYPRNPPPPVERERPPPPRETRDPGPPPGRSNGFGPQGASLSVMYQGEKWAVNKDRFVIGRGRQSSDLTLKDPNVSRQHAMVEYQNGVYFIVDMGSTNGVEYNGQRIARKQIAEGDVFRICDHDLRFTFR
- a CDS encoding (Fe-S)-binding protein encodes the protein MSERRPDERGFTRLPMLAESKVALETCTYCPKLCRTVCPVSNAEPREALTPWGKMSSAYHLARGDLATVEGTPTTDLETERGFAKVAYACTGCGACKNACDHRNPVYDTLFRARSAATRAGLAPESAKRVLAAFDQKASEAELAARRIDPGAERRPVALVVGCGYMRHAEPEAREALAVARKLTGRDVRLVGGCCGLPLLHAGDGERFDSHLTAFVKELSWFDEVLVLDAGCARVLRDEAPRRGAGDPRAELVVERAAKELAGLAPLGEDERGERVTYHDPCALSRGLGVTEAPRAVLTRLLGRAPEELVRNREDSVCSGAGGLLPVTHPEIAEEVARARVSEHAAASGGTWVTACSSSLRAFRRSAPQAKVEDVVTWIARGLGVSEAKDRG